GGACCAGACCACGCCGGGGCCATCCAGCGTATCAATCAGGGCGGCGCGTTGATTCTGGCACAAGATTACCTGTAAGGCGGGCGTGTCGGGGAATTCCCGGTTCCATGCCGCACGCGCGCTATCTGGATCAGCAAAATGCAGGGCGCGTGACAGGCCAAGCAGATGCAGAAGAGCTGCGATTCCTGCGATGCCGATCACCACCATGGGCAAGAGAATGTTCAGTGGCATGAGGCCCCTCCGGTTGGCGGCGATTAAAACGATGTCGAGGCGGGCTTGTCAAAGCCTATGAGGTTGAAAGATGTGCGCCTTTGCAACGCGCGCGGAGTGTGCGGGGTGTGCGGGATGTCGGGCAGCCAAATGGCTCAGGCTTTTGCCGTTGGAGGGCCGAATTGGGCGGGTATGGACAAAGCCGACAGCCAGACCCCACGACAGGCAGTCGGCCCCGGATCACCCGAGAGCTTCGCGGGGAATGGCCGGTTCGTCTGACAGGGCAACCGTGCCCGCCTGCGTCGGGGCAAGTTGACAGGTGGCTGATCCCTGCCGATTCTGCGCCGGGGGTGCACGCAGCCAATTGCGGTGGCGGGCGGGGGCGGCTATTCAACCGCCATGAAATTGTTACAGGCCATCCTTTTTGCAAGCTTCACGGCCACGTCGCTGAGTGCGCATCCGCATGTCTTTATTGATACGGGATTCGAGTTGATCGTGGATGGTGACGGGCGGCTGACCCATGTGCGGGTGATTTGGGAGTATGATGAGCTTTATTCGCTGTTGATCACCGAAGACCTGGGGTTGGACGGCGATGGCGACGGGGCATTGACGTCAGCCGAGATTGCCCAGCTAAGAGGGTTTGACATGCATTGGGTCGAAGGTTTCAACGGTGATCTCGTGATCGAAACCGGGGAGCGCCGTGTTGCGCTTTCTGGCCCGCAGAGCTTTACCGCCAGCTTTGCCGATGGGCGCGTCACCTCGACCCATCTGCGGGCGTTTGAGCAACCGCTAATGCCGGGCGAAGTGGCGACGCTCAGACCTTATGATGCGACCTATTATACGGCCTATGATGTCACCCGCCCCGTGATGGTCACGGGCGGAGGCAGTTGCAAGATCGACGTGATTGTCCCGGAAATGAATTCCGGCTTGATCGAGCTGCAAGAGCAGCTAGCCGGGCTTGATGCCGAGACAGACCCC
This window of the Rhodobacteraceae bacterium LMO-JJ12 genome carries:
- a CDS encoding DUF1007 family protein, whose amino-acid sequence is MKLLQAILFASFTATSLSAHPHVFIDTGFELIVDGDGRLTHVRVIWEYDELYSLLITEDLGLDGDGDGALTSAEIAQLRGFDMHWVEGFNGDLVIETGERRVALSGPQSFTASFADGRVTSTHLRAFEQPLMPGEVATLRPYDATYYTAYDVTRPVMVTGGGSCKIDVIVPEMNSGLIELQEQLAGLDAETDPKDAGLPEIGAQLANSVIVTCDAP